From a single Poecilia reticulata strain Guanapo linkage group LG2, Guppy_female_1.0+MT, whole genome shotgun sequence genomic region:
- the bbs5 gene encoding BBSome complex member BBS5 — MAAALDALWEDRDVRFDITAQQMKTRPGEVLIDCLDSIEDTKGNNGERGRLLVTNLRIIWHSSALPRVNLSVGYNTIINITTRTANSKLRGHTEALYILTKSNNTRFEFIFTNLVLGSPRLFTSVIAVHRAYETSKMYRDLKLRAALIQNKQLRLLPQEQVYDKINGVWNLSSDQGNLGTFFITNVRIVWHANMNESFNVSIPYLQIWSIRIRDSKFGLALVIESSRQSGGYVLGFKIDPVEKLQDALKEINSLHKVYSTNPIFGVDYEMEEKPQPLEELTVEQLPDDVEIEPDEQTDAFTAYFADGHKQQDREAVFSDELGLAIEKLKDGFTLQGLWEVIG, encoded by the exons ATGGCGGCGGCGTTAGATGCTCTCTGGGAAGACAGAGATGTTAGATTTGACATTACTGCCCA ACAGATGAAAACCCGTCCAGGAGAAGTGTTGATCGATTGTCTGGACTCAATTGAAGATACGAAAGGAAATAATGGAGAACGAG GACGGCTCTTGGTGACAAACCTGAGGATCATTTGGCACTCTTCGGCTCTGCCAAGAGTCAACTTAT ctgttgGTTATAACACTATTATTAACATCACAACAAGGACTGCAAACTCT AAACTGAGGGGTCATACTGAAGCACTCTACATCTTAACAAAGTCCAACAACACAAGATTTGAGTTCATTTTTACCAACCTGGTTCTCGGAAGTCCTAGGCTCTTTACCTCAGTCATTGCTGTACACag GGCTTATGAGACCTCCAAGATGTACCGAGACCTGAAACTGCGAGCTGCTCTTATTCAAAACAAGCAGCTTCGACTCTTGCCTCAGGAGCAAGTATATGATAAAATCAACGGGGTTTGGAATCTCTCCAGTGATCAG GGTAACCTGGGAACCTTCTTTATCACCAATGTTCGGATTGTGTGGCATGCCAATATGAACGAGAGTTTCAACGTCAGCATTCCTTACTTACAGATT TGGTCGATCAGAATAAGAGACTCAAAGTTTGGCCTGGCTCTGGTGATTGAAAGTTCCCGACAG AGTGGAGGATATGTGCTTGGGTTTAAAATCGATCCGGTGGAGAAGCTGCAAGATGCTCTCAAAGAAATCAACTCTTTGCATAAAGTTTACTCTACAAACCCAATCTTTGGAGTGGATTATGAAATGGAGGAAAAG CCCCAGCCGCTGGAAGAACTGACTGTGGAACAGCTTCCTGATGATGTGGAAATTGAGCCTGATGAACAGACCGATGCGTTCACT gcctACTTTGCTGATGGGCATAAG CAACAAGACCGTGAAGCAGTTTTCTCTGATGAGCTTGGCCTCGCCATTGAGAAGCTTAAGGACGGCTTTACACTCCAGGGGCTGTGGGAAGTCATAGGctaa
- the fastkd1 gene encoding FAST kinase domain-containing protein 1, mitochondrial isoform X2 produces MFRLQCVRPCLRRLLHHGVGSRDHVLEGLQICSADDQVLDVVGKNRTKLTVEHVSCAVRMLWDFQKERPELLRTVHLIKCHPQFLTLRVLAENKISLMDDLTLVDMLYVFLRLSVEPHDSLVQQMVSEAWRRVDGLPMSSLSKFAVILHDQGLHSSPLMGHITNILDQRLSSIDNARLENTTFLLADEFSAQQALAVVEALEESQSRNLSLLNKITSVIQKKLHVYRSVEVARITQALFLLHYQNPELFAALRTILVSFLQRSFYPFEVTMLTRVLAMLPSPRLDEGVAQHVNNVIAQCNLSELNTISFAVAKWIRTDPSYRHNTHSKYVRLLQRLSQCGRERLQTADQLDLVLDEIKFAPGEWFEEMLLEETFVTLNRMIDQINPSNIADLAFFLTRTNRLNPPLMERIASVAIEHIDEIHFSATYPTLLPFSVLNYEPAHADELYDACIKRFTPHISCFDPHLLVLLAYCLALADHFPEELIREIFSIDFLGKLDCQLESLHDSLKMRTKQRLMELNRAVCLECPEFQVPWFHERYCQHLQKKVNGSVSPVQQQIHTMLGEVLGGINFVRAAVVTPYFYTIDFECKLDKHLKPLPYSGTSTLQISERGKVLWDSNSLENARDELPAGAHRVAIDFMDSKFFCKNTHHMKGEALMRKRHLEILGYRVVQIPHFEWNSMELSTPHAWKRYLRKKILG; encoded by the exons ATGTTCAGACTGCAGTGTGTGAGGCCCTGCCTCAGAAGACTCCTCCATCACGGTGTGGGGAGTAGAGACCATGTCCTGGAGGGGCTGCAGATTTGCTCCGCTGACGACCAGGTGCTTGATGTGGTGGGGAAGAACAGAACCAAGCTGACTGTGGAACATGTGAGCTGTGCTGTGAGGATGCTGTGGGATTTCCAGAAGGAGAGACCTGAACTGCTCAGGACTGTCCACCTCATCAAGTGCCACCCGCAGTTCCTGACCCTCCGGGTTTTGGCGGAGAATAAAATTTCTCTGATGGATGACTTAACACTGGTCGACATGCTTTATGTGTTCCTCAG GTTGAGTGTGGAACCACATGACAGCCTTGTGCAACAGATGGTTTCAGAAGCTTGGCGAAGAGTAGACGg acTTCCTATGTCATCTCTGTCGAAGTTTGCAGTGATTTTACATGATCAGGGCCTCCATAGCAGTCCTCTGATGGGTCACATCACCAACATTTTGGACCAGAGGTTATCATCCATAGACAATGCCAG GTTGGAGAACACCACCTTCCTGCTGGCAGATGAGTTCAGCGCTCAGCAAGCTTTGGCCGTCGTTGAAGCCCTGGAGGAGAGTCAGAGCAGAAACCTTAGTTTACTGAACAA AATTACATCAGTGATCCAGAAGAAGCTCCATGTCTACAGATCAGTGGAGGTGGCCCGGATCACCCAGGCCCTGTTCCTGTTGCATTATCAGAACCCAGAACTCTTTGCTGCCCTCAGAACCATTTTGGTCAG CTTTTTGCAGCGTAGCTTCTACCCCTTTGAGGTGACCATGCTGACCAGGGTGCTCGCCATGCTGCCCAGCCCACGGCTCGACGAGGGCGTGGCCCAGCACGTGAACAACGTGATAGCGCAGTGCAACCTCAGCGAGCTCAACACCATCTCCTTTGCCGTTGCCAAGTGGATACGGACTGATCCGTCGTACCGACACAACACCCACAGCAAGTACGTCCGCCTGCTGCAGCGGCTGAGCCAATGCGGCCGCGAGAGGCTGCAGACGGCCGACCAGCTGGACCTGGTGCTGGACGAGATCAAGTTCGCCCCAGGAGAGTGGTTCGAGGAGATGCTGCTGGAAGAGACGTTCGTCACGCTGAACCGGATGATCGATCAGATCAACCCGAGCAACATTGCTGACTTGGCCTTCTTCCTGACCAGAACCAATCGACTTAATCCTCCTCTGATGGAGAGAATCGCCAGTGTGGCCATAGAACACATTGACGAG ATTCACTTCTCAGCCACATACCCCACTCTTCTACCGTTTTCTGTCCTGAATTATGAGCCTGCTCACGCAGATGAGCTTTATGATGCTTGTATTAAGCGCTTCACTCCTCACATTA GCTGCTTTGACCCTCATCTGCTTGTCCTCCTGGCATATTGCTTGGCTCTGGCTGACCATTTTCCTGAAGAACTAATCAGAGAAATCTTCAGCATTGATTTTCTTGGAAAACTGGACTGCCAGCTGGAAA GCCTGCATGATTCCCTCAAGATGAGGACGAAACAGCGCCTCATGGAGCTCAATCGGGCTGTGTGTCTGGAATGTCCGGAGTTTCAGGTGCCGTGGTTTCACGAGCGCTACTGCCAGCATCTGCAAAAGAAAG tgaATGGCTCTGTCAGTCCAGTGCAGCAGCAGATCCACACAATGTTGGGCGAGGTTCTTGGTGGAATTAACTTTGTCCGAGCAGCCGTCGTCACACCGTATTTCTACACCATAG ATTTCGAATGTAAACTAGACAAACACTTGAAGCCGTTGCCTTACTCTGGGACGAGCACGTTGCAGATCTCGGAGAGAGGAAAGGTTCTGTGGGACTCAAATTCACTGGAAAACGCCCGAGATGAGCTTCCAGCAGGAGCTCATCG cgtCGCTATTGACTTCATGGATTCCaagtttttctgcaaaaacactcaTCATATGAAAGGTGAAGCCTTAATGAGAAAGAGACACCTTGAGATTCTGGGATATCGTGTTGTTCAG ATTCCTCACTTTGAATGGAACTCCATGGAGCTTTCTACACCCCATGCATGGAAGAGGTATCTCAGAAAGAAAATCTTGGGATAA
- the klhl41a gene encoding kelch-like protein 41a: MDAQGLREDLRLFQSTLLQDGLKELLNENKLIDCVLKVGDRSIPSHRLILAACSPYFRELFFSVDGKEEDRKEVVLENLDPNVMEVIVNYLYSAEIDINDDNVQDIFTVANRFQIPSVFTVCVNYLQKSLTKKSCLAIYRLGLMLNCARLAMAARDYIADRFETIAKDEDFLDLAPPEIFAIIGADALNVEKEEAVFEALMRWIRKDKEKRAKSLDEAFEYIRFRLLPEKYFKEKVEKDELIKADPELLKKIKVIKEAFAGKLPEKKKGSGDAEGDEGTLPSCLNNSRRYGMHAKEVIVMINDTAAVAYDGQENECFLAAMSERIPRNHVSLATKNNNLYVLGGLFVDEEDKENPLQCYFYQLDSLAAEWLALPPMPSPRCLFAMGEFENLIFAVAGKDLQSNECHDTVLCYDTEKMKWTETKKLPVKIHGHCVVSENGLVFCLGGKTYENKATNKMFAYNHKRSEWKEVASMKTPRSMFGAVIHKGKLIVAGGVNEDGLTAACEAYDFGTNKWSPFTEFPQERSSINLVSCRGLLYAVGGFAMVENENKECAPTEVIDIWQYEEDSKQWSGMIREMRYAAGASCVSMRLNAVRMPKL; encoded by the exons ATGGACGCCCAAGGGCTGAGAGAGGACCTCCGTCTGTTTCAGAGCACTCTGTTGCAGGATGGACTCAAAGAGCTGCTGAATGAGAATAAGCTGATTGACTGTGTCCTAAAGGTTGGGGACAGAAGCATCCCCAGCCACCGGCTCATCCTGGCAGCATGCAGCCCGTATTTCCGGGAGCTTTTCTTCTCTGTGGATGGCAAGGAAGAGGATAGGAAGGAGGTTGTTTTGGAGAACCTGGATCCTAACGTTATGGAGGTGATCGTGAATTACCTGTACTCGGCTGAGATCGACATCAACGACGACAACGTCCAGGACATCTTTACTGTTGCAAATCGCTTCCAGATCCCCTCAGTGTTCACAGTTTGCGTGAACTACCTACAGAAGAGTCTCACCAAGAAGAGCTGCCTTGCCATCTACAGGCTGGGACTGATGCTTAACTGTGCCAGGCTGGCCATGGCAGCAAGAGATTACATCGCCGATCGCTTCGAGACCATAGCCAAAGATGAGGATTTCTTAGATCTCGCCCCACCTGAGATCTTTGCCATCATTGGCGCTGATGCGTTGAATgttgaaaaagaagaagccGTGTTTGAGGCTCTCATGAGGTGGATCAGAAAGGACAAAGAAAAGCGAGCAAAATCCTTGGATGAGGCTTTCGAGTACATTCGCTTCCGTCTACTTCCAGAGAAGTACTTCAAGGAAAAAGTGGAGAAGGATGAGCTGATCAAGGCCGACCCAGAGCTTCTCAAAAAGATCAAAGTCATAAAAGAAGCATTTGCAGGGAAGCTGCCCGAGAAGAAAAAGGGTTCAGGTGATGCTGAGGGAGACGAGGGGACGCTGCCAAGTTGCCTGAACAACAGTCGCAGGTATGGCATGCACGCTAAAGAAGTGATCGTTATGATTAACGACACTGCAGCTGTGGCCTACGACGGCCAAGAGAACGAGTGTTTTCTTGCTGCAATGTCTGAGCGAATTCCCCGAAACCATGTCAGCCTCGCAACAAAGAACAACAACTTGTACGTGCTAGGAGGACTGTTTGTAGACGAGGAGGATAAAGAGAACCCACTGCAGTGTTACTTCTACCAG CTGGACAGCCTTGCTGCTGAATGGTTAGCCCTGCCACCAATGCCGTCCCCCAGGTGTCTCTTCGCAATGGGGGAATTCGAAAACCTAATATTTGCTGTGGCGGGAAAAGACTTGCAGTCCAACGAGTGCCACGACACCGTGTTGTGCTATGATACTGA aaaaatgaagtggacagaaacaaagaagctGCCTGTGAAAATCCACGGCCACTGCGTGGTCTCCGAGAATGGCTTGGTGTTCTGCCTGGGAGGAAAAACCTATGAAAA TAAAGCAACCAATAAGATGTTTGCATACAACCACAAGAGGTCAGAGTGGAAGGAGGTTGCTTCCATGAAGACCCCTAGATCCATGTTTGGGGCAGTTATCCACAAGGGGAAGCTCATCGTTGCTGGGGGAGTCAATGAAGACGGACTGACGGCAGCGTGCGAAGCCTATGACTTTGGGACCAACAA GTGGTCGCCTTTCACGGAGTTTCCCCAGGAGAGGAGTTCGATCAACCTGGTGAGCTGTAGAGGGCTGCTGTACGCCGTGGGAGGCTTTGCCATGGTGGAGAACGAGAACAAGGAGTGTGCACCGACTGAAGTCATTGACATTTGGCA GTACGAAGAGGACTCCAAACAGTGGAGCGGCATGATCAGAGAGATGCGTTACGCAGCTGGAGCCTCGTGTGTCTCCATGCGCCTGAATGCAGTCAGAATGCCCAAACTCTAA
- the fastkd1 gene encoding FAST kinase domain-containing protein 1, mitochondrial isoform X1, whose amino-acid sequence MFRLQCVRPCLRRLLHHGVGSRDHVLEGLQICSADDQVLDVVGKNRTKLTVEHVSCAVRMLWDFQKERPELLRTVHLIKCHPQFLTLRVLAENKISLMDDLTLVDMLYVFLRLSVEPHDSLVQQMVSEAWRRVDGLPMSSLSKFAVILHDQGLHSSPLMGHITNILDQRLSSIDNARVLAALMVSVSSLVSARLRDALISRAECLLDTNNPLNYNTPRRMVQFLRSVKYTHRPLLEKCNEIFLRNIARLDAENLSIILGLYQSLQFNNCYFRLAAKERLIELIDTSTDPYTFSKLFATLAPISSAEIRERLENTTFLLADEFSAQQALAVVEALEESQSRNLSLLNKITSVIQKKLHVYRSVEVARITQALFLLHYQNPELFAALRTILVSFLQRSFYPFEVTMLTRVLAMLPSPRLDEGVAQHVNNVIAQCNLSELNTISFAVAKWIRTDPSYRHNTHSKYVRLLQRLSQCGRERLQTADQLDLVLDEIKFAPGEWFEEMLLEETFVTLNRMIDQINPSNIADLAFFLTRTNRLNPPLMERIASVAIEHIDEIHFSATYPTLLPFSVLNYEPAHADELYDACIKRFTPHISCFDPHLLVLLAYCLALADHFPEELIREIFSIDFLGKLDCQLESLHDSLKMRTKQRLMELNRAVCLECPEFQVPWFHERYCQHLQKKVNGSVSPVQQQIHTMLGEVLGGINFVRAAVVTPYFYTIDFECKLDKHLKPLPYSGTSTLQISERGKVLWDSNSLENARDELPAGAHRVAIDFMDSKFFCKNTHHMKGEALMRKRHLEILGYRVVQIPHFEWNSMELSTPHAWKRYLRKKILG is encoded by the exons ATGTTCAGACTGCAGTGTGTGAGGCCCTGCCTCAGAAGACTCCTCCATCACGGTGTGGGGAGTAGAGACCATGTCCTGGAGGGGCTGCAGATTTGCTCCGCTGACGACCAGGTGCTTGATGTGGTGGGGAAGAACAGAACCAAGCTGACTGTGGAACATGTGAGCTGTGCTGTGAGGATGCTGTGGGATTTCCAGAAGGAGAGACCTGAACTGCTCAGGACTGTCCACCTCATCAAGTGCCACCCGCAGTTCCTGACCCTCCGGGTTTTGGCGGAGAATAAAATTTCTCTGATGGATGACTTAACACTGGTCGACATGCTTTATGTGTTCCTCAG GTTGAGTGTGGAACCACATGACAGCCTTGTGCAACAGATGGTTTCAGAAGCTTGGCGAAGAGTAGACGg acTTCCTATGTCATCTCTGTCGAAGTTTGCAGTGATTTTACATGATCAGGGCCTCCATAGCAGTCCTCTGATGGGTCACATCACCAACATTTTGGACCAGAGGTTATCATCCATAGACAATGCCAG GGTCCTGGCGGCTCTGATGGTCAGCGTGTCGAGCCTCGTGTCCGCGCGGCTGCGGGACGCTCTAATCAGCAGGGCTGAATGTCTGCTGGACACAAACAATCCCCTGAATTACAACACTCCAAGAAGGATGGTGCAGTTTCTACGCAGCGTCAAGTACACTCACCGACCCCTGTTGGAGAAGTGCAATGAGATTTTCTTGCGCAACATTGCTAGACTGGACGCTGAGAACCTCAGCATCATCTTAGGTCTATATCAGTCCCTTCAGTTCAACAACTGTTACTTCAGGCTGGCAGCTAAAGAAAGGCTGATTGAGCTGATCGACACAAGCACAGACCCTTACACCTTCTCTAAACTTTTTGCCACTCTGGCACCAATTAGCAGCGCAGAGATCAGAGAAAG GTTGGAGAACACCACCTTCCTGCTGGCAGATGAGTTCAGCGCTCAGCAAGCTTTGGCCGTCGTTGAAGCCCTGGAGGAGAGTCAGAGCAGAAACCTTAGTTTACTGAACAA AATTACATCAGTGATCCAGAAGAAGCTCCATGTCTACAGATCAGTGGAGGTGGCCCGGATCACCCAGGCCCTGTTCCTGTTGCATTATCAGAACCCAGAACTCTTTGCTGCCCTCAGAACCATTTTGGTCAG CTTTTTGCAGCGTAGCTTCTACCCCTTTGAGGTGACCATGCTGACCAGGGTGCTCGCCATGCTGCCCAGCCCACGGCTCGACGAGGGCGTGGCCCAGCACGTGAACAACGTGATAGCGCAGTGCAACCTCAGCGAGCTCAACACCATCTCCTTTGCCGTTGCCAAGTGGATACGGACTGATCCGTCGTACCGACACAACACCCACAGCAAGTACGTCCGCCTGCTGCAGCGGCTGAGCCAATGCGGCCGCGAGAGGCTGCAGACGGCCGACCAGCTGGACCTGGTGCTGGACGAGATCAAGTTCGCCCCAGGAGAGTGGTTCGAGGAGATGCTGCTGGAAGAGACGTTCGTCACGCTGAACCGGATGATCGATCAGATCAACCCGAGCAACATTGCTGACTTGGCCTTCTTCCTGACCAGAACCAATCGACTTAATCCTCCTCTGATGGAGAGAATCGCCAGTGTGGCCATAGAACACATTGACGAG ATTCACTTCTCAGCCACATACCCCACTCTTCTACCGTTTTCTGTCCTGAATTATGAGCCTGCTCACGCAGATGAGCTTTATGATGCTTGTATTAAGCGCTTCACTCCTCACATTA GCTGCTTTGACCCTCATCTGCTTGTCCTCCTGGCATATTGCTTGGCTCTGGCTGACCATTTTCCTGAAGAACTAATCAGAGAAATCTTCAGCATTGATTTTCTTGGAAAACTGGACTGCCAGCTGGAAA GCCTGCATGATTCCCTCAAGATGAGGACGAAACAGCGCCTCATGGAGCTCAATCGGGCTGTGTGTCTGGAATGTCCGGAGTTTCAGGTGCCGTGGTTTCACGAGCGCTACTGCCAGCATCTGCAAAAGAAAG tgaATGGCTCTGTCAGTCCAGTGCAGCAGCAGATCCACACAATGTTGGGCGAGGTTCTTGGTGGAATTAACTTTGTCCGAGCAGCCGTCGTCACACCGTATTTCTACACCATAG ATTTCGAATGTAAACTAGACAAACACTTGAAGCCGTTGCCTTACTCTGGGACGAGCACGTTGCAGATCTCGGAGAGAGGAAAGGTTCTGTGGGACTCAAATTCACTGGAAAACGCCCGAGATGAGCTTCCAGCAGGAGCTCATCG cgtCGCTATTGACTTCATGGATTCCaagtttttctgcaaaaacactcaTCATATGAAAGGTGAAGCCTTAATGAGAAAGAGACACCTTGAGATTCTGGGATATCGTGTTGTTCAG ATTCCTCACTTTGAATGGAACTCCATGGAGCTTTCTACACCCCATGCATGGAAGAGGTATCTCAGAAAGAAAATCTTGGGATAA